The bacterium genome contains a region encoding:
- a CDS encoding glycosyltransferase, translating into MSSGRRIAQFVESLAAGGAEKLAVDIANALAMRGHETHLIVLDGDGPFRDRVAGDVRFHDLQRPRPTGAAPARLLDFLGTSRRLNALLRRERVEVVQTHLPKANFLGLAAALGHAGRVHPTVHNTREFDYGDDSGPLRTRLRKAAYRMMLGRCGTMIAVSAAVRSGMVAELGVGPALADRITVVDNGVPVPEPTTPDRRAAARRERGLGPDEFVLAGVGRLTRQKDFASLIEALAGVADMLPPWRCVIAGEGELRSDLEAAVAAAGLADRVALPGIDRDVAGLQRAADVFCLPSLYEGLPLALMEAMAAGLPVCAYDIDGTRELVADGVEGLLAPPRDARTFGENLVRLAGSPDLRVRLGRAARERILAHHDFRQVVDKLEEVLVRDR; encoded by the coding sequence ATGTCCTCCGGCCGCCGCATCGCCCAGTTCGTCGAGTCGCTCGCGGCCGGCGGCGCCGAGAAGCTCGCCGTCGACATCGCGAACGCCCTGGCCATGCGCGGCCATGAGACCCACCTCATCGTCCTCGACGGCGACGGGCCCTTCCGGGACCGCGTCGCGGGCGATGTCCGATTCCACGATCTGCAGCGACCGCGCCCGACCGGTGCGGCGCCGGCGCGGCTGCTCGATTTCCTGGGCACGTCCCGCCGGCTGAATGCCTTGCTCCGCCGGGAGCGGGTCGAGGTCGTGCAGACCCATCTGCCCAAAGCGAATTTCCTCGGTCTGGCGGCGGCCCTGGGCCATGCCGGCCGGGTCCATCCGACGGTGCACAACACGCGCGAGTTCGACTACGGGGATGATTCCGGGCCCCTGCGGACCCGCCTGCGCAAGGCGGCGTACCGGATGATGCTCGGCCGGTGCGGCACGATGATCGCCGTCTCGGCCGCGGTCCGGAGCGGCATGGTCGCGGAGCTGGGCGTCGGGCCTGCCCTCGCGGACCGGATCACGGTGGTCGACAACGGTGTGCCGGTGCCGGAGCCCACCACGCCCGACCGGCGCGCCGCCGCGCGACGCGAGCGCGGTCTCGGTCCCGATGAGTTCGTTCTCGCCGGAGTCGGGCGGCTGACCCGCCAGAAGGATTTCGCGTCGCTGATCGAGGCCCTCGCGGGCGTAGCCGACATGCTGCCGCCGTGGCGCTGCGTGATCGCGGGGGAGGGGGAACTGCGGAGCGACCTGGAGGCGGCCGTCGCGGCCGCCGGACTCGCGGACCGGGTCGCGCTGCCCGGCATCGACCGCGACGTCGCCGGACTCCAGCGGGCGGCGGACGTGTTCTGCCTGCCGTCGCTCTACGAGGGATTGCCCCTGGCCCTGATGGAGGCCATGGCCGCGGGCCTGCCGGTCTGCGCCTACGACATCGACGGGACGCGCGAACTCGTGGCCGACGGGGTGGAGGGCCTGCTCGCTCCGCCCCGCGACGCCCGGACCTTCGGGGAGAACCTCGTGCGCCTGGCCGGTTCCCCGGATCTGCGCGTGCGC
- a CDS encoding AAA family ATPase — translation MYLEHFDLNVMPFGLSPKLDFLYRSAAFEESMAHLVYGLDNSEAIVVVTGAIGTGKTMALQSFLTHLGERFAFALITNTQVTTVELLKLILEDLGVRVEPGLDKSDLLIRFKEVLLANSRDGRKVLVVVDEAQNLARDVLEEIRLLTNLGQGESQPVQIILLGQPELEEMLRREDLAQLRQRIRVHYRFEPLSRAEVGEYIDHRMSVAGCEESVFEAKAIDRIFAISGGVPRVVNTLAGEGLLSAFVAGRKRVRPEDIEMKEDGLAVPEHRSDLPPAPRPAPAPVPRAKPAPEPAPVPESRPAERPRREAPPVMAVRSDRHREGGRRGLGWLVAVVLVVAAAAAWYLGWLDGVRELVSRPSAEPAATAVRTDASPSAVAPAATEDARTADQGEVATSVTAVPAAETSATASGPSAGVPASAGAQPVAAVTPPSPEGFFIHISSFRTLERAETQVRRIESRELPALTRTEDVRGTTWFRVYIGPYADREAARQRANELKDAGRISYYQIVRLGPVGT, via the coding sequence ATGTATCTTGAGCACTTCGACCTGAACGTGATGCCCTTCGGCCTTTCGCCGAAGCTCGACTTCCTCTACCGTTCGGCGGCCTTCGAGGAGAGCATGGCGCACCTCGTCTACGGCCTGGACAACAGCGAAGCCATCGTGGTCGTCACGGGCGCCATCGGTACGGGCAAGACCATGGCGCTCCAGAGTTTCCTGACCCATCTGGGGGAGCGGTTCGCGTTCGCCCTCATCACCAACACCCAGGTCACCACCGTCGAGCTCCTCAAGCTCATCCTCGAGGACCTCGGCGTCCGGGTCGAGCCGGGTCTCGACAAGTCCGACCTGCTGATCCGGTTCAAGGAAGTGCTGCTGGCGAACAGCCGCGACGGACGCAAGGTCCTCGTCGTGGTGGACGAAGCCCAGAACCTCGCCCGCGACGTGCTGGAGGAGATTCGCCTGCTGACCAATCTCGGCCAGGGCGAAAGCCAGCCGGTGCAGATCATCCTGCTGGGGCAGCCGGAACTGGAGGAGATGCTCCGGCGCGAGGACCTGGCCCAGCTCAGGCAGCGCATCCGCGTCCACTATCGCTTCGAGCCCCTTTCGCGCGCGGAGGTCGGCGAGTACATCGACCACCGCATGAGCGTGGCCGGCTGCGAGGAATCGGTCTTCGAAGCGAAGGCCATCGACCGGATCTTCGCCATCAGCGGCGGCGTGCCGCGCGTCGTCAACACGCTGGCCGGCGAGGGTCTGCTGTCGGCCTTCGTCGCCGGGCGCAAACGGGTCCGGCCGGAAGACATCGAGATGAAGGAAGACGGACTGGCCGTGCCGGAGCACCGCAGCGACCTGCCGCCCGCGCCGCGTCCGGCGCCGGCCCCGGTTCCCCGCGCGAAGCCGGCGCCGGAACCCGCTCCCGTACCGGAATCGCGGCCGGCCGAACGGCCGCGCCGCGAAGCGCCGCCGGTCATGGCCGTGCGCTCGGACCGGCACCGGGAGGGTGGTCGTCGCGGGCTGGGCTGGCTCGTGGCGGTGGTGTTGGTGGTCGCGGCCGCGGCTGCGTGGTACCTGGGTTGGCTCGACGGCGTCCGCGAGCTGGTTTCCCGTCCGTCGGCCGAACCGGCGGCGACCGCCGTCCGGACCGATGCGTCGCCGTCTGCCGTGGCTCCGGCGGCGACCGAAGACGCCCGCACCGCCGACCAGGGCGAGGTGGCCACGTCCGTGACCGCGGTGCCGGCGGCGGAGACTTCCGCGACCGCGTCCGGTCCGTCAGCCGGGGTGCCCGCATCTGCCGGCGCCCAACCGGTGGCGGCCGTGACGCCGCCGTCCCCCGAGGGCTTCTTCATCCACATCAGTTCGTTCCGTACCCTCGAACGGGCCGAAACCCAGGTGCGCCGGATCGAATCCCGCGAGCTGCCGGCGCTGACGCGCACCGAGGACGTGCGGGGAACGACCTGGTTCCGCGTCTACATCGGCCCGTACGCCGACCGGGAGGCCGCCCGTCAGCGGGCCAACGAACTGAAGGATGCCGGCCGGATCTCCTACTACCAGATCGTGCGGCTCGGGCCGGTCGGGACCTGA